A section of the Chelmon rostratus isolate fCheRos1 chromosome 16, fCheRos1.pri, whole genome shotgun sequence genome encodes:
- the cdca5 gene encoding sororin yields MKEGKPEKIMAESNNLNGSQRRRSTRLSSPPQANVKTDNKMALASVAVKRSITVRKIAPRKTVAPSEHNKENTPRVSGSESCQQKKPKVSTPGPVPGRGGSSSAKKKKAAMPSPILPSSPPPPSHLQQPAADPEDEVWSKKVRRSYSRLSDRSINSPDSRETMFGFEKLKTPEVVRRVGQSKTGLEVSGSLSGLNSFTSLLDADDCGSAFPEPDTNIPGVAVAKEKRRRRKVQQIDATELDAMAAKMNAEFEEAEVFELVVE; encoded by the coding sequence ATGAAAGAAGGGAAGCCTGAAAAAATAATGGCGGAGTCTAATAATCTTAACGGTTCGCAGCGAAGACGGTCAACGCGGTTGAGTTCTCCTCCTCAGGCTAACGtaaaaactgacaacaaaatgGCGCTGGCCTCTGTTGCTGTTAAACGCTCCATCACAGTGAGGAAAATAGCACCCAGAAAAACCGTCGCCCCGTCGGAGCACAACAAGGAGAACACGCCGAGAGTATCGGGGTCAGAAAGCTGCCAGCAGAAGAAGCCAAAGGTCTCCACGCCAGGTCCAGTCCCGGGCCGTGGAGGCTCCTCCTcggccaagaagaagaaggccgCTATGCCTTCACCGATCCTCCCGTCCTCACCGCCGCCCCCTTCTCATCTACAACAGCCAGCAGCCGATCCAGAGGACGAGGTGTGGTCCAAGAAGGTGCGCCGATCCTACAGCAGACTCAGCGACAGGTCCATCAACAGCCCAGACTCCCGAGAGACCATGTTCGgctttgagaagctgaaaactCCCGAGGTGGTCCGGAGAGTCGGGCAATCCAAAACAGGTCTGGAGGTTTCCGGATCATTGTCTGGCCTGAACTCATTCACGTCTTTGCTTGATGCAGATGACTGTGGTTCAGCTTTCCCCGAGCCGGACACAAACATCCCTGGAGTGGCCGTGGCGAAGGagaagaggcggaggaggaaggTCCAGCAGATAGACGCCACAGAGCTGGACGCAATGGCTGCCAAGATGAACGCTGAGTTTGAGGAGGCAGAGGTGTTTGAGTTGGTGGTGGAGTAA
- the psmb2 gene encoding proteasome subunit beta type-2 — protein sequence MEYLIGIQGPDFVLVAADNVAASSIIQMKHDYDKMFKLSEKILLLCVGEAGDTVQFAEYIQKNVQLYKMRNGYELSPAAAANFTRKNLAEYLRSRTPYHVNLLLAGYDDTDGPGLYYMDYLSSLAKAPFAAHGYGAFLTLSILDRHYRPDLTRDEAVDLLKKCIEELNKRFILNLPSFSVRLIDKEGIHDLEKLTSGAK from the exons ATGGAATATTTAATTGGGATACAGGGACCCGATTTCGTCCTGGTCGCCGCGGATAACGTTGCAGCCAGCAGCATCATTCAGATGAAACATG acTATGACAAGATGTTCAAACTAAGCGAGAagattttgctgctgtgtgttggaGAAGCTGGAGACACAGTACAGTTTGCAGAGTACATCCAGAAGAACGTTCAGCTCTATAAAATGAGGAACG GTTATGAActcagtccagcagcagcagcaaacttCACACGAAAGAACCTTGCAGAATACCTTCGGAGCAGG ACTCCATATCATGTGAACCTGTTGCTAGCGGGCTACGATGACACAGACGGCCCAGGTCTCTACTACATGGACTACCTGTCTTCCCTGGCCAAGGCCCCCTTCGCTGCCCACGGCTACGGAGCCTTCCTCACGCTCTCCATTCTTGACCGGCACTACAGACCAG ATCTGACCCGAGATGAGGCGGTGGATCTGCTGAAGAAGTGCATTGAGGAA ctGAACAAGCGCTTCATCCTGAACCTTCCCTCCTTCAGCGTTCGTTTGATTGACAAGGAGGGCATCCATGACCTGGAGAAGCTCACCTCTGGCGCCAAGTGA